The following are encoded in a window of Armatimonadota bacterium genomic DNA:
- the trmFO gene encoding FADH(2)-oxidizing methylenetetrahydrofolate--tRNA-(uracil(54)-C(5))-methyltransferase TrmFO codes for MPNNGELTIIGGGLAGAEAAWQAAQRGIKVCLYEMRPKKQTPAHKTGLLAELVCSNSLKSNLLTTASGLLKEEMRILNSVVIACADDNRVPAGEALAVDREKFAECVTERVLSLSNVTLIRKEITKIPREGTIIIASGPLTSDALAREISKLTGREHLYFYDAVAPTVTADSINYDKAFRASRYGKGEAAYLNCPMTEEEYNAFWEALVSAERVPLAEFEPLKLFEGCMPIEELASRGKQTLLFGPLKPVGLIDPRTGKRPFAVVQLRQENIEGTLYGLVGFQTRLKWGAQERVFRMIPCLEHAEFVRFGVMHRNTYIDSPRLLQPTMKFDPQKTTHQPQAKNTQSALNVFFAGQITGVEGYVESAAMGLVAGINASRLLKGEELLTFPRESMIGSLANYISSPAITNFQPMNANFGILPKPEPPIRNKRERQRRQVEVAIESIRKMALVLQQHVC; via the coding sequence ATGCCTAATAATGGTGAATTGACAATAATCGGAGGGGGACTAGCAGGAGCAGAAGCCGCTTGGCAGGCAGCACAACGCGGCATAAAAGTTTGTCTATATGAAATGCGCCCCAAAAAGCAAACACCCGCGCATAAGACCGGTCTCCTTGCCGAGCTTGTATGTAGTAACTCCCTTAAATCAAACCTCCTCACAACAGCCTCTGGGCTCCTGAAGGAGGAGATGCGCATCCTAAATTCAGTTGTCATTGCCTGCGCGGACGATAATCGCGTTCCAGCTGGGGAAGCTCTAGCAGTTGACCGTGAGAAGTTTGCCGAGTGTGTTACCGAGCGCGTGTTATCTTTATCAAATGTTACTTTAATTCGAAAAGAGATTACCAAAATTCCCCGAGAAGGCACAATAATCATTGCTTCAGGACCTCTGACATCTGATGCCCTAGCTCGGGAAATCAGTAAGCTCACTGGGCGAGAGCACCTCTATTTTTATGACGCAGTCGCCCCCACTGTCACCGCAGATTCCATTAACTATGACAAAGCTTTCCGCGCTTCGCGATACGGCAAAGGAGAAGCAGCTTATCTTAATTGTCCGATGACTGAAGAAGAATACAATGCCTTTTGGGAAGCTTTGGTATCCGCTGAGCGGGTACCCCTTGCTGAATTTGAACCCTTGAAGCTTTTTGAAGGCTGTATGCCTATTGAGGAACTGGCATCAAGGGGAAAACAAACGCTCCTCTTTGGACCGTTGAAACCAGTAGGTCTAATAGACCCCAGAACAGGCAAGCGCCCCTTTGCTGTTGTTCAACTTCGGCAAGAGAACATAGAAGGCACACTTTATGGCCTTGTGGGCTTCCAGACCCGGCTAAAGTGGGGAGCGCAAGAACGGGTTTTCCGCATGATTCCGTGCCTTGAACATGCAGAATTTGTTCGGTTTGGCGTAATGCACCGAAATACTTATATAGACTCGCCACGCCTCTTGCAACCCACCATGAAGTTCGATCCCCAAAAAACTACCCACCAGCCTCAGGCAAAGAATACTCAATCTGCGTTAAACGTGTTTTTTGCCGGGCAAATTACAGGCGTCGAAGGCTATGTGGAATCGGCAGCAATGGGGTTGGTTGCTGGTATTAATGCATCGCGACTCCTAAAAGGCGAGGAACTTCTTACCTTTCCCCGCGAGAGCATGATTGGCTCACTAGCAAACTATATCTCTTCACCCGCGATAACTAATTTTCAGCCAATGAACGCAAACTTTGGCATTCTTCCAAAACCGGAGCCGCCAATTCGAAACAAGCGAGAGCGTCAACGCCGCCAAGTCGAGGTTGCAATTGAGTCAATTCGAAAGATGGCCCTTGTGCTGCAACAACATGTTTGTTAG
- a CDS encoding Gfo/Idh/MocA family oxidoreductase: protein MAIRIAFIGFRHSHIFDLYSRANASADFEVVAACEEDDETRKQLNESMRARITHDNLDKMLDEVECDAVAVGDYYGKRGSIIIRALESGKHVISDKPICTSFDELDKINMLSIEKQLKVGCMLDLRDKGQFIRAHELIHTGAIGEVHGVIVYGQHPLLFGTRPAWYFEEGKHGGTINDIGIHAFDLIPWATGLEWSQIVAARSWNAFATQTPHFRDAGQFMLKLSNDGGVIGDVSYFMPNSLGYTLDFYWRMTFFGREGIIETSSAAKSIMLAKDGNKEPEMLPPAKDNPGGYLRSFAEEVLHGKTEGLSTEDVLRASYVALLTQRAGDEGLFGIEI from the coding sequence ATGGCAATACGAATTGCGTTTATAGGATTCCGCCATTCTCATATTTTTGACCTTTACTCGCGCGCCAATGCGTCCGCCGACTTCGAAGTAGTTGCGGCATGCGAGGAAGACGACGAAACGAGAAAACAACTCAACGAAAGCATGAGGGCGCGGATTACCCATGATAACCTCGACAAAATGCTTGACGAAGTTGAATGTGATGCAGTAGCAGTCGGCGACTATTACGGAAAACGGGGGAGCATAATCATCAGAGCACTTGAAAGTGGTAAACATGTTATTTCCGACAAGCCAATCTGCACAAGCTTTGATGAGCTCGACAAAATCAACATGCTCTCCATCGAAAAGCAACTCAAAGTAGGTTGCATGCTCGACTTGCGTGATAAAGGGCAATTCATCCGCGCTCACGAACTTATCCATACGGGCGCAATTGGCGAAGTTCATGGCGTTATTGTTTATGGCCAGCATCCGCTACTGTTCGGCACACGACCAGCCTGGTACTTTGAAGAGGGAAAACACGGCGGGACTATCAACGACATTGGAATACACGCCTTTGACCTGATTCCCTGGGCAACCGGGCTCGAGTGGTCACAAATTGTTGCCGCCAGAAGTTGGAACGCCTTCGCAACTCAGACGCCACATTTCCGCGATGCCGGACAGTTTATGCTCAAGTTGTCCAATGACGGAGGAGTAATCGGCGATGTTTCATATTTCATGCCGAATTCGCTAGGCTACACACTCGACTTTTATTGGCGAATGACTTTCTTTGGGCGCGAAGGCATAATTGAAACATCCAGCGCTGCTAAATCAATAATGCTTGCGAAAGATGGGAATAAAGAACCCGAGATGCTCCCACCTGCAAAAGACAACCCAGGTGGATATCTTAGGTCCTTCGCAGAAGAGGTCTTACATGGAAAAACTGAAGGGCTTTCAACAGAGGATGTGCTCCGGGCTAGCTATGTAGCACTTTTGACACAGCGCGCAGGCGACGAAGGGTTATTTGGCATAGAGATATGA
- the topA gene encoding type I DNA topoisomerase — MSKALIIVESPAKTKTLKNFLEDEFNVEASMGHVRDLPEKELGVDIEHGFKPKYVIIPERKKVLAHLKEQAKRAGQVYLATDPDREGEAIAWHLVQVLDLKNAKRIAFNEITRNAVRDALAHPQEVNERLVDAQQARRVLDRLVGYKLSPLLWHKVKRHLSAGRVQSVAVRLICDREREIQAFVPEEYWSLTALLTKLNDEKQFSAKLVEKNGEKIKLKNESEAKQVLSDLEGAKYIVVSVKEREQKRNPSPPFITSTLQQDASRKLGFSSKKTMLIAQELYEGIELGPEGSVGLITYMRTDSTRVASEAIAQARSFIESEFGKEYLPADARQYKSKKTAQDAHEAIRPTLVSRRPEDVKKYLTADQFRLYQLIWQRFLASQMESAVLKITTVDISAKDYLFRANGSTVKFPGFTILYTEGKDNGKDEEEDQILPRLAKDETLRLVKMIPKQHFTEPPPRYTEATLVKALEEKGIGRPSTYATIISTIQERKYVLLEDRKFVPTELGFVVNDLLVKHFPDIIDVEFTAGVESKLDEIEEGELNWVDVLNEFWNPFKSALENAEKNMEKVKIFPKETNEKCPNCGLPLFIWESKFGRLFLGCSGYPTCKTVVSKGIGEPCPVPGCGGTIVEASAGSGKYRCSNYPKCTYTSHAENNTNGNGGEEVTDQNCPQCGKPLVKRTSKYGKFLGCSGYPKCKYIENIPQPVGVACPVEGCTGEIVEKQTRRGKTFYGCNRYPECTFVSWDKPIGRKCPKCGSMLVEKQWNGNPRSIECIAEECDYKESVTEEPKEEVIVSQV, encoded by the coding sequence ATGTCAAAAGCACTTATCATTGTTGAATCACCAGCAAAAACTAAAACTTTAAAGAACTTCCTTGAGGATGAGTTTAACGTCGAAGCTTCGATGGGCCACGTCCGCGACCTTCCTGAGAAGGAACTCGGAGTAGACATCGAGCATGGGTTCAAACCCAAGTACGTTATAATTCCGGAACGGAAGAAAGTTCTTGCTCATCTAAAGGAGCAAGCAAAAAGAGCGGGGCAAGTTTATCTAGCCACTGACCCTGACCGTGAGGGCGAGGCAATCGCATGGCACCTTGTTCAGGTCCTTGACCTTAAAAATGCCAAGCGCATTGCCTTCAACGAAATCACTCGCAACGCCGTCCGTGATGCACTAGCTCATCCTCAGGAGGTAAACGAGCGCCTTGTAGATGCCCAGCAAGCACGCAGAGTTCTAGATAGGCTTGTTGGATATAAGCTAAGTCCACTCCTTTGGCACAAGGTAAAGAGACACCTAAGCGCCGGCCGAGTACAATCAGTCGCTGTGCGCCTCATATGTGACCGAGAGCGCGAAATTCAGGCATTCGTCCCAGAGGAATACTGGTCTCTAACTGCATTACTCACAAAGCTTAACGATGAAAAGCAATTTTCAGCAAAGCTTGTCGAAAAAAATGGCGAGAAGATCAAACTAAAGAATGAATCTGAGGCAAAACAGGTCCTCAGTGACCTTGAAGGCGCAAAATACATAGTTGTTAGCGTCAAGGAACGTGAGCAGAAACGGAATCCTTCACCGCCGTTTATCACAAGCACACTCCAACAAGATGCATCGCGTAAGCTTGGTTTTTCTAGCAAAAAGACAATGCTTATAGCCCAAGAACTCTACGAAGGTATAGAGCTTGGGCCGGAAGGCTCCGTCGGCTTAATTACATACATGCGAACAGACTCCACCCGAGTTGCATCTGAGGCAATAGCCCAGGCACGTAGTTTTATAGAGTCGGAGTTTGGCAAGGAGTATCTGCCTGCAGACGCAAGACAATACAAATCAAAGAAAACGGCCCAAGACGCACATGAGGCTATACGCCCTACCCTTGTCTCACGACGGCCCGAAGATGTAAAAAAGTATTTGACCGCAGACCAATTTCGCCTTTATCAACTTATCTGGCAGCGTTTCTTGGCAAGCCAAATGGAATCTGCCGTGCTAAAAATCACTACTGTCGATATTTCGGCAAAGGACTATTTGTTTAGAGCAAACGGCTCAACAGTAAAATTCCCAGGTTTCACCATACTTTATACCGAAGGCAAGGACAACGGAAAAGATGAGGAAGAAGACCAAATTCTGCCAAGACTAGCGAAAGACGAAACCTTGCGCCTAGTCAAGATGATTCCAAAACAACATTTCACCGAGCCGCCGCCGAGGTACACTGAAGCAACGCTCGTAAAAGCGCTTGAGGAAAAAGGAATTGGCCGCCCAAGCACATATGCGACAATCATTTCGACAATTCAGGAAAGGAAATATGTTCTACTAGAGGACAGGAAGTTTGTGCCGACTGAGTTAGGATTCGTCGTAAATGACCTTTTAGTAAAACACTTCCCAGATATCATTGACGTGGAGTTTACCGCTGGTGTCGAATCGAAACTTGATGAAATCGAAGAGGGCGAGCTCAACTGGGTCGACGTACTAAATGAGTTCTGGAACCCGTTCAAAAGCGCATTGGAAAACGCAGAAAAAAACATGGAAAAAGTGAAGATTTTCCCAAAGGAAACAAATGAAAAATGTCCGAATTGCGGACTTCCGCTATTTATTTGGGAAAGCAAATTTGGACGATTGTTCTTGGGATGCTCAGGCTACCCTACATGCAAAACAGTCGTTTCTAAAGGAATCGGCGAACCATGCCCAGTTCCAGGATGTGGTGGAACAATTGTTGAAGCCAGCGCTGGAAGTGGAAAATACAGATGCAGTAATTATCCAAAGTGCACATACACTTCCCACGCAGAGAACAACACGAACGGCAATGGTGGTGAGGAAGTCACAGACCAAAATTGTCCGCAGTGTGGAAAACCGCTTGTAAAGCGCACAAGCAAGTATGGAAAGTTCCTTGGCTGTTCTGGATATCCAAAATGCAAATACATTGAAAACATTCCACAACCTGTTGGAGTCGCATGCCCAGTCGAAGGATGCACAGGCGAAATCGTAGAGAAACAAACTCGAAGGGGAAAAACATTTTATGGCTGCAATCGGTATCCCGAATGCACTTTTGTATCATGGGATAAGCCGATTGGTCGCAAATGCCCAAAGTGTGGTTCGATGTTGGTTGAAAAACAATGGAACGGTAATCCTCGAAGCATTGAATGTATAGCAGAAGAATGTGATTATAAGGAATCCGTAACGGAAGAACCTAAAGAAGAGGTAATTGTCTCTCAAGTTTAA
- the dprA gene encoding DNA-processing protein DprA has protein sequence MMSIENWIRLAKIENPKKALALVEHFGGPDELFHASAKELMHVGDIHPRTVERIQQVAVEPVDKELASLEKVGGKIITYWDENYPANLRQIFDPPPVLFVLGELREEDRFAIAVVGTRRPTEYGHSMATKLSRDLARRGLTVVSGLARGIDTIAHTAAIQAGRTIAVLGSGIDVPYPYENRGLMKKISENGAIISEFAPGTQPESWRFPVRNRLVSGLALGVVVIESGVEGGAMITATLAADQGRDVWAVPGPTDSATSQGTHKLIKEGAKLIEHAEDVLEDLGIEAESTGRDRQGIPSNLTTEQKAILQVLNLHPKHVDEIIGECKLTAATANSALTILEMLGLIRRVPGNAYVRAV, from the coding sequence ATGATGTCCATAGAAAATTGGATACGTTTGGCAAAAATAGAAAATCCAAAGAAAGCTCTTGCCCTTGTAGAACATTTCGGCGGTCCCGATGAATTGTTCCACGCTAGTGCTAAAGAACTCATGCATGTTGGCGATATTCACCCTAGGACTGTCGAGCGCATACAACAAGTAGCTGTGGAACCGGTAGACAAAGAACTTGCCAGCCTAGAAAAGGTTGGCGGCAAGATTATCACCTATTGGGATGAAAACTACCCAGCGAACCTCAGGCAAATATTCGATCCGCCGCCCGTTCTATTTGTTCTTGGCGAATTACGTGAGGAAGACAGGTTTGCAATAGCGGTCGTCGGAACCCGCCGCCCCACAGAATATGGCCATTCGATGGCAACAAAACTCAGCCGCGACCTCGCACGCAGGGGATTAACGGTTGTAAGTGGCTTAGCGCGAGGGATAGACACAATTGCACACACTGCAGCAATCCAAGCTGGCAGAACAATTGCTGTTCTTGGAAGTGGAATTGACGTGCCCTACCCTTACGAAAACCGAGGTCTAATGAAGAAAATTAGCGAAAACGGAGCCATAATCTCGGAATTTGCACCCGGCACCCAACCAGAGTCTTGGCGGTTCCCTGTACGCAACCGCCTTGTTAGTGGTCTAGCGCTTGGAGTAGTAGTTATTGAAAGCGGCGTTGAGGGAGGCGCTATGATTACCGCAACGCTTGCGGCTGACCAGGGTCGTGATGTCTGGGCTGTACCTGGACCTACAGACAGCGCCACAAGCCAAGGAACCCATAAACTTATCAAAGAAGGAGCAAAGCTCATCGAGCATGCTGAAGACGTTTTAGAAGACCTTGGAATTGAAGCCGAAAGCACAGGGCGAGACCGGCAAGGCATACCTAGCAACCTAACAACCGAACAGAAGGCTATTCTCCAAGTTCTCAATCTTCATCCAAAACATGTTGATGAGATTATCGGAGAATGTAAGCTAACGGCAGCTACTGCTAATAGCGCCCTTACTATTCTGGAAATGCTTGGCCTTATTCGTCGAGTGCCAGGAAACGCATATGTTAGAGCGGTCTAA
- a CDS encoding alpha-L-rhamnosidase C-terminal domain-containing protein: MQVILEKEPFENNSAHWMRRGDWPAKWISHPAVRGTEPSVTAFRKEFNLTKRTKLRIHVSADERYELFLDGRHIGRGPQRGDRENWFYETYDLDIPAGKHMVVAKTWWLGPNGPSPYAQHTVRPGFLLAAEGVDEKLINTGLARWECKRLGGHKFINPGMAWGTGAKLNIVGSDFPWGFEKGEGDDWTQAEVVGEAANASTANEFPPIWMLRPAMLPAMLEEYITVGVVRHIEAVATEDTRPIQVKADKHLVHEAEGWNRLLEGKMTLTIAPNSMRRIIIDLGNYYCAYPVLVTTGGKGSKVRILWAEALYEKPEGGPKGNRDVVENKYFIGVGDIFEPDGGSKREFSTLWWEAGRYLEVLVSTADEPLTIEKLGIRETHYPYEMQMEFASADPRLEEVVPIARRALEMCSHETYMDCPYYEQLQYVGDVRLQVLATYTFTRDDRLPRKAILQFDQSRKISGITQSRYPSRIMQIIPPFSLWWIGMVHDYAMWRDDIEFVRDRMPGVRAVLDAFRRWVNNDNLLEAPNGWNFMDWVPSWGNGIPPDGDKGVSGVINWQFILILGLAAELEEMLGETELAKRNQKLAYQVRKSAEEAFWHQDRGIFADNLAKTRFSEHTQCLALLSGNIDESKRNSVIHGLLHDPDLERTTIYFTHYLFETYRLIRRMDRFFERMSLWFDLKRLGFKTTFEHPEPSRSDCHAWGAHPIYHYFASVLGIRPAESGFRKVRIEPQIWPLTWAKGKLPHPKGFISVDLTIKDNKLYGSIELPEDTFGTLTYSGMTLDLKPGKQEI, translated from the coding sequence ATGCAAGTCATTCTAGAAAAAGAACCCTTTGAAAACAACAGCGCACACTGGATGAGGCGTGGCGATTGGCCCGCCAAGTGGATAAGCCACCCAGCAGTACGAGGCACAGAACCATCCGTCACCGCTTTTCGCAAAGAGTTCAATTTAACAAAAAGGACAAAACTTCGCATTCATGTGAGCGCCGACGAAAGATATGAGCTATTCCTTGATGGCAGGCATATTGGGCGTGGACCACAGCGCGGTGACCGCGAAAATTGGTTCTATGAAACCTATGATCTTGATATCCCAGCTGGCAAACACATGGTTGTTGCCAAAACGTGGTGGCTTGGTCCAAATGGACCTTCCCCATATGCCCAGCACACAGTTCGGCCTGGTTTTCTGCTCGCCGCTGAAGGTGTGGATGAGAAACTTATAAACACAGGCTTAGCACGTTGGGAATGCAAAAGGCTTGGTGGACACAAGTTTATTAATCCCGGCATGGCATGGGGCACTGGTGCAAAGTTAAATATCGTCGGCTCAGACTTCCCATGGGGCTTTGAAAAGGGTGAAGGAGATGACTGGACCCAAGCTGAGGTCGTTGGCGAAGCAGCGAACGCCTCAACGGCAAATGAATTTCCACCCATTTGGATGCTTCGACCTGCTATGCTTCCAGCAATGCTCGAAGAGTATATAACGGTGGGAGTTGTGCGCCATATCGAAGCAGTTGCCACTGAAGATACGCGCCCAATTCAAGTGAAGGCGGATAAACACCTTGTGCATGAAGCAGAAGGATGGAATCGGCTTCTAGAAGGAAAAATGACGCTCACAATTGCCCCAAATAGTATGCGGCGCATAATTATTGACCTTGGCAATTACTACTGCGCATACCCTGTCTTGGTCACCACAGGCGGCAAAGGTTCAAAAGTTCGAATCCTATGGGCAGAAGCACTTTATGAAAAGCCCGAAGGCGGACCAAAAGGGAACCGAGATGTCGTGGAAAACAAGTATTTCATCGGCGTCGGCGACATATTCGAACCAGACGGCGGCTCGAAACGCGAGTTTTCAACGCTTTGGTGGGAAGCCGGCAGATATCTCGAAGTGCTTGTTTCCACAGCAGATGAACCATTGACTATCGAGAAATTAGGCATCCGCGAAACCCATTACCCCTATGAAATGCAAATGGAGTTTGCATCTGCCGACCCACGCCTAGAAGAAGTTGTCCCCATTGCCCGACGAGCACTCGAAATGTGCTCACATGAAACATATATGGATTGCCCCTACTATGAACAACTTCAGTATGTTGGCGATGTCCGTCTTCAAGTCCTAGCCACATACACATTTACACGGGATGACCGCCTTCCAAGAAAGGCAATTTTGCAATTTGATCAATCACGAAAAATTTCAGGAATTACTCAATCCCGTTATCCAAGCCGCATAATGCAAATTATACCGCCATTCTCTCTGTGGTGGATTGGCATGGTCCATGACTATGCCATGTGGCGGGATGACATTGAATTTGTCCGCGACCGCATGCCAGGTGTCCGTGCGGTGCTCGATGCTTTTAGACGCTGGGTAAACAATGACAACCTTTTGGAGGCACCGAATGGATGGAACTTCATGGACTGGGTGCCTAGCTGGGGAAATGGAATACCTCCCGATGGCGACAAAGGCGTGAGCGGCGTTATAAATTGGCAATTCATTCTCATTCTCGGCCTTGCGGCAGAACTCGAAGAAATGCTTGGTGAAACAGAGCTTGCCAAGCGAAATCAAAAACTTGCATATCAGGTTAGGAAATCTGCCGAAGAGGCATTCTGGCACCAAGACCGAGGAATTTTTGCAGATAATTTGGCAAAAACTCGGTTTAGTGAGCACACCCAATGCTTGGCTCTTCTATCGGGAAATATTGACGAATCAAAACGCAATAGTGTTATCCATGGGCTACTTCACGACCCCGATCTCGAGCGCACAACGATATACTTCACTCATTATTTGTTCGAGACTTACCGTCTTATTCGCCGCATGGACCGATTTTTTGAACGCATGAGCCTATGGTTCGACTTAAAACGTCTAGGTTTTAAAACAACTTTTGAGCATCCTGAGCCAAGCCGTTCTGACTGCCACGCCTGGGGTGCTCACCCAATATATCATTATTTCGCTTCGGTGCTTGGAATTCGTCCTGCGGAATCAGGCTTTAGGAAAGTAAGGATTGAGCCACAAATTTGGCCACTTACCTGGGCAAAGGGCAAATTACCTCATCCAAAGGGCTTTATTTCGGTTGACCTCACAATAAAAGACAACAAACTTTATGGCTCAATTGAATTGCCAGAGGACACATTTGGAACGCTTACATATAGCGGCATGACTTTGGATCTCAAACCTGGGAAGCAGGAGATTTAG